The Lycium barbarum isolate Lr01 chromosome 10, ASM1917538v2, whole genome shotgun sequence genome includes a region encoding these proteins:
- the LOC132613083 gene encoding uncharacterized protein LOC132613083, protein MKREKLDKQFSKFLEILKQLYIDIPFTNALTQMPSYAKFLKDILSSKRKLEEVSVVKLTEKCSAILKNKLPQKPGDPGSFTIPCTLGGAHFEKVLCDSGASINIMPFSIFRKLELGEMKDTTVSLQLADQSTKKPQGIIENVLVRVDKFIFPADFIVLEMEENTEVPLILGRSFLAIGRAIIDVHQGQLILRVDNERVIFNMQKIMKFPEDESSSSCLQIDLLNDLADEYKNDQLITDSLERCFSKSGSTTDDDPIIKEEGETLEKDLENEEISLEEVQPKIELKTLPSHLKYVFLESDLFPVIISSSLTTEQDNRLIGVADIKGIGPAI, encoded by the coding sequence ATGAAACGGGAAAAACTTGACAAACAATTCTCAAAGTTTCTAGAAATTTTAAAACAACTTTACATTGACATACCTTTTACAAATGCTTTGACGCAAATGCCTTCATATGCTAAATTTCTTAAAGATATTTTGTCAAGTAAAAGAAAATTGGAAGAAGTTTCTGTCGTTAAGCTTACAGAGAAATGTAGTGCTATACTTAAAAATAAGCTTCCACAGAAACCTGGTGATCCAGGAAGTTTTACTATCCCTTGTACCCTTGGAGGTGCTCATTTCGAAAAAGTGTTATGTGATTCAGGTGCATCAATAAATATAATGCCTTTCTCAATTTTCAGGAAATTAGAACTTGGAGAAATGAAAGACACTACCGTGTCCCTTCAATTAGCTGATCAAAGTACTAAAAAACCACAGGGAATCATTGAAAATGTCCTTGTAAGAGTTGATAAATTTATATTCCCAGCAGATTTTATAGTACTTGAAATGGAAGAAAATACAGAGGTACCATTGATTTTAGGTAGATCATTTCTCGCAATAGGAAGAGCAATCATTGATGTTCATCAAGGACAATTGATATTGCGAGTTGATAACGAAAGGGTGATTTTTAACATGCAAAAAATAATGAAATTTCCCGAGGATGAGTCATCATCTTCTTGTTTACAAATTGACTTACTGAATGACCTTGCAGATGAATACAAAAATGATCAGTTGATTACTGATTCATTGGAGAGATGTTTTTCCAAATCAGGTTCCACAACTGATGATGACCCCATAATTAAAGAAGAAGGCGAAACACTTGAAAAAGATTTAGAAAATGAGGAAATTTCACTAGAAGAAGTTCAACCAAAGATTGAACTCAAAACCCTTCCTTCTCATTTAAAATATGTTTTTCTTGAATCTGACCTTTTTCCAGTGATCATTTCGTCTTCTTTGACTACAGAACAAGACAACAGATTAATTGGAGTAGCTGACATCAAAGGAATCGGTCCAGCTATTTGA